The genomic window atcccatagaaaatttgaatttcgtgccttttttttactgacaagatttgcttgaccagctatatgtGTGTGTACTGGGCTAaacgaatataaataaaaaaattaaattgtttatgGTTGAATGTCACCTGACTTCAGTTTCTGTAGGTTGGTGTACTTGGTGTTTCTTAACTCTTATTTGATCTGAAAAAGCCGCCTAACAAAACTTAATCTTAATACTCATGTCATGGGTTTcttaactttttattaatttttgtaggTAAATAAGTAGAAACTGCCTAGTGCccctaaacaataaatatatctaatcatGTATCATGTTCAAAAATATCTTGAAAAATTACCATTACCGAAAGGAAGTACAAAATCCGTTAATAATGGAACCAATGTCTTCTTATACTGTAACTACTACAGCTATTATTCTCAAAAGGTAAGAATTCGTGAATCATCTCCTCCTCTTGAGATTATATCTTATCATTAAATGACCTCGACATAACTgtgtaattataaataaatcgtGATTATCTGTCTagaattacacaataaaattacctgacctttttttataaaatacattattaatttacccatttgtttttttacaggTGTTAATGGCATTATACGAAAAAAATGTAGAGTTTGAACCAATACTGCTTGATATCACCAAAGGAGAACAATATTCTTCCTGGTTTCTTGATATTAACCCACGAGGAGAAATTCCTGTACTTAAAGTGAATAATGACATCATTCCAGATTCAACAAGAATCCTTGATTACTTGGAGGACTATTTAGATCCTAGTACGTGGTCTGgggttattaacattttttaaagtgcttaacaatttattttataaaataactcCCTTTATGCAACTATGTTGTAAGTGAAGATATGTATGTGTATCTTTAGAATTTACGGCTGTATCTGCCGGCTGGCACACTAAGTACTAATTCGCAATGCTTCTGAGTAAAATTCCCCTTCCCTTCTAAGCTTCTAGCTAATTAAATGTTTGGTTTTATTTTAGAACTTCCTCCACTAATTAAGGTGTCAACGGATAGAAAGGttttaaataacataaacaaattCCGTGACCTGATTGACGCACTACCAGCAGGTGTTATTACTGTGGGTTCTTTCTTTCACCCTCAGTTGTGTGGCAGGCCTAAGTTGCCTTTTATTTTGCCTGTAAGAGAAGTCCTAAAAAGTAAGTAACAATTAgggagaaaaaaaatatttttttttaaatccatttttcttttgtttaaaatgtgtaatgataaaatttacattcataatattcatattttttcaggTGGGGACTTGGGCAGTTCCAAAAACCTAAGAAAATTAGCTGAAGAAAATCCAAAAGCAAGAGGCATTCTGCTGTACAAAGCAGAAATTCAGGACAGAAAACATGAAATACTTACTAGTGAAGAAGAATATTTGAAAGTATTAAATATTGTTGACCAAGTCATAGCTCAGGTTGAGGAACAGTTGAAGGAACAAAATGAAGGTAATTTGCATACAATTATTTAGAATTAAGACAAATTGGAAAACCTATTGtatgtctttttttttctatttttagacACTTGGTTGTGCTGTGAACAATTCAGCATAGCTGATGTTGATTTGGGAATACTTTTACATCGTTTGTGGGAACTAGGCCTTGAAGGCAGATTCTGGGCTCAAGGCAAACGTCCCCTAATAGAAAATTATTACCATCGTGTCCAACAAAGAGAATCATTTAAGAAGAGTGTGCCAACTTTACCATACCATATAAAGATGATCGTTACTTCCCAACCCCCAGCATATGTTGGTGCTGCCGGAGCAGCAACACTTGCCATTGTCATTGCAATTGCATATGTTTTCAGAAAACTTCTTCATTAGTGATAATGAACATTTGAAGAATATTTATACTATATAAAAGAAACAGTATTAGTAGTTTGTATAagaacttttatttcttaaatatttattaaaaatcaataaatagttGTCAAGTGAAATCTCTTGATTTAATATCGAAATTGTGCAAACTTAAAAAGTTAACTTTCTTAATAAAGTTGTTTCCCCCTACACCTGCACCCAGTTTACTAAACTTAGTAATAACAAGATTTTAAACTTGAATCCAGGTACCCTTGGTATACACATAGACTATCAATTACTTTAAATCCCAGAAAATGCTACAACCATACTAACTACTTGAGATGAAACATAAGTAATGCATGTTTGCCTGGCTTAATCTTATTACCGCAACTATCTTAGATTATCTTTTTTCCTCTGATGCAGCCTCTGTGGTGTCCTGGCGGTTGATAGGCATGCCCATAAAATGTTTACCATTTGTAGTACTTCTTTTTCTGAATGTAGAAGTTGatgttaattttgttttgttatactTGAATGCGCCATCCCCTGGTAAATTAGGAAGAACATTTGGTATTGTATACCAAACTCTATAGGTCACAAACCATGTAAATATAGCTATTACACCACTGATAAATTTCTCCACCATTATATGGTAATAAAGAATTGTAGATACAAGCATCACATCCCACAGTATTTGAAGCAAAGTTGTTGCAATTAAAAATCCTCTCACATAGGATGTCCATTTTTCATAGGATGTTTTTACAACCTCTAGTTCCTCAGCTGAAATTTTTCTTAGAGGATTAATGCTTACAGATTTATCATCTATACTTCGTGCATGTTTCTCATCTCTGATGTAATCTTTTATTCTCTCCCATCCATTTATGGCCCTGGCCTCTTCTATCATCACTAAACTTGAATATATAAGAATGAAACAATGACCAGATATATCAAATCCATTCCAAAAGCCCCCGTTTTTTAAACACATTACTTTGTTGTCTACATTCTTCATATTACAACGTCCATATTTGGTTTCAATAACATTAAAGATCATTGTCCATGTGTACCAAAAAAATGTAGCAATCGCCAATCTCGATAAGTGTGCTGTAGCAATGAGTCTTCTATTACCACAACAAGTGGTGTAGGATGTCAAAAGAACGTAGGGCACCGTCATAAATAATGTCCAAAACCATccaattttaacaaaatattggTTGAATATATTATCACTCCTCGAGAAATATGTTTTCGGAAACGTTAGACTGTCCGCCATAAGTGAAATCAAGAAAAGAGTTCCTAAATAAACTGCTATTTTTAAATTGGTGTCGAAGAACAGTACCTTCTTGCAAATGTGCACTATCATTAAAACGAGAACTTCCAAAATAGATGATGCTTCTCGGGTAGGTTTACTACCTTTACTTTCAAAAgattcattttgaaaattgtaATTCATTCGGGAATTTTTATAATTACTACTTCTACTTGTCATGGCTCAGAATTCGAATAAACCTTGTTTAGTTTCTATTTCTATCTCATCTCCGTTTCTCACTGTCGGATGCTCAGGTCGGATGTAAATTGTAGGTTAACCA from Cydia strobilella chromosome 11, ilCydStro3.1, whole genome shotgun sequence includes these protein-coding regions:
- the LOC134745515 gene encoding acyl-coenzyme A diphosphatase FITM2, whose protein sequence is MTSRSSNYKNSRMNYNFQNESFESKGSKPTREASSILEVLVLMIVHICKKVLFFDTNLKIAVYLGTLFLISLMADSLTFPKTYFSRSDNIFNQYFVKIGWFWTLFMTVPYVLLTSYTTCCGNRRLIATAHLSRLAIATFFWYTWTMIFNVIETKYGRCNMKNVDNKVMCLKNGGFWNGFDISGHCFILIYSSLVMIEEARAINGWERIKDYIRDEKHARSIDDKSVSINPLRKISAEELEVVKTSYEKWTSYVRGFLIATTLLQILWDVMLVSTILYYHIMVEKFISGVIAIFTWFVTYRVWYTIPNVLPNLPGDGAFKYNKTKLTSTSTFRKRSTTNGKHFMGMPINRQDTTEAASEEKR
- the LOC134745516 gene encoding ganglioside-induced differentiation-associated protein 1, translating into MYHVQKYLEKLPLPKGSTKSVNNGTNVFLYCNYYSYYSQKVLMALYEKNVEFEPILLDITKGEQYSSWFLDINPRGEIPVLKVNNDIIPDSTRILDYLEDYLDPKLPPLIKVSTDRKVLNNINKFRDLIDALPAGVITVGSFFHPQLCGRPKLPFILPVREVLKSGDLGSSKNLRKLAEENPKARGILLYKAEIQDRKHEILTSEEEYLKVLNIVDQVIAQVEEQLKEQNEDTWLCCEQFSIADVDLGILLHRLWELGLEGRFWAQGKRPLIENYYHRVQQRESFKKSVPTLPYHIKMIVTSQPPAYVGAAGAATLAIVIAIAYVFRKLLH